From Solibaculum mannosilyticum:
CCAAGCGATGGATAGAATGGGTGGTCAAATTCGCCCTGTTTAATGTGGCGGCTGTGGCTTCCTATTGGGTCACGATCTGGATCACCGGGGTACCGGATGATTTCCTGACCAGTTTTGGCGCATGGGGTCCGGTAATTCTCCTTGTTCTGGGAAATGTGACCTTCCTGATTTACGATTACGCCTTGACGAAAGTCATTACACTCTACATGTACCGCTTCCACAAAAGGGTGCGAAAATTATTTCACGCGTGAAGAATCCTGCACTTTTTAGTGCAGGATCTTTTTTGTATCATGCCGGGCTTTTCGCTTGTGAAGTTTGTTGAAAAATGGTATGATATAAGTATATATGTCAAGGTTTTGAAGGAGGTTTGATCCTTGCCCAACAGTCAATCTGAAATGGAACTGCAGAGCCAGCAGGATTTTGTAGATCAAGTGCGGGAGATCATGGCAGTGCGTGCAGCGCATCAGCCGCCGCTGGCCCACGTTTGGACCTATGGATGCCAGCAAAATGTGGCCGATAGCCAGAAGATCAAAGGCATGTTGCAGGAGATGGGTTTTGATTTTACCGATTCGCCCGACGAGGCGGATTTTATTCTATTTAATACCTGCGCCGTCCGGGAGCACGCGGAAGACAGAGTATTTGGCAATGTAGGAGCTCTCAAGCATGTTAAGACACGCCGTCCCTCGGTCATCATCGCCCTGTGCGGCTGTATGATGCAGCAGCCTCAGGTAGCCGACCGTATCCGCAAGAGTTTTCCTTATGTCAGCATGGTATTCGGCACCCATGTAATCCACCGGTTCCCGGAGCTTTTGTTTGAAGCATTGACCGGAGGAAAACGTGTGTTTGAACTGCCTGACCGTCAAGGTGAAATTGTGGAAGGTCTGCCGGTGATGCGGGAGAGCGATTTTAAAGCGTGGCTTCCCATTATGTACGGCTGCGATAATTTTTGTTCTTACTGCATTGTCCCATACGTTCGAGGCCGGGAACGCAGCCGGTCCTCCGATGCGGTGGTGAACGAAGCAAAGGAACTTGTCAAAGCCGGGTACAAAGATATTACCCTTTTGGGTCAGAATGTCAATTCCTATGGGAAGGGCCTTCCAGAGCAGGTCAAT
This genomic window contains:
- the miaB gene encoding tRNA (N6-isopentenyl adenosine(37)-C2)-methylthiotransferase MiaB; amino-acid sequence: MPNSQSEMELQSQQDFVDQVREIMAVRAAHQPPLAHVWTYGCQQNVADSQKIKGMLQEMGFDFTDSPDEADFILFNTCAVREHAEDRVFGNVGALKHVKTRRPSVIIALCGCMMQQPQVADRIRKSFPYVSMVFGTHVIHRFPELLFEALTGGKRVFELPDRQGEIVEGLPVMRESDFKAWLPIMYGCDNFCSYCIVPYVRGRERSRSSDAVVNEAKELVKAGYKDITLLGQNVNSYGKGLPEQVNFADLLERINQIPGDFRIRFMTSHPKDATHELIDTMSRCDKVARHLHLPFQSGNDQILKAMNRHYTRQQYLDLVSYVKEKIPDICLTSDIIVGFPGETYEQFLDTLDLVRQVEFSSLYTFIYSPRGGTPAAKLPDPVPHEEKAGWLNELLKVQEGIAAKRSAGMVGSTVRVLCEEMGKNGEMCGRTSGNIIVGFPGKSEMIGRFAQVHITSSLNWILKGELVELED